The Anolis sagrei isolate rAnoSag1 chromosome Y, rAnoSag1.mat, whole genome shotgun sequence genome contains a region encoding:
- the LOC137095641 gene encoding alpha-tectorin-like produces MTGKVNDVFVNLPFYYEDMIQAYIRGNEAVIKTNFDLTVTFDWKSYVKVSVPSTYSNALCGPVCGEEQKLIYKGDQYCGILIRKDGPFRHCHGIIDPTPYFDGCVFDTCQYHGQHDALCNAISVYLAACQALDVQIEEWRSDTFCKKGMKIVL; encoded by the exons ATGACCGGAAAG GTGAATGATGTGTTTGTGAACTTGCCTTTCTACTATGAAGACATGATACAGGCTTACATCCGAGGGAATGAGGCCGTCATCAAGACCAATTTTGACCTGACAGTAACCTTTGACTGGAAGAGTTATGTCAAAGTGTCTGTGCCCAGCACTTATTCCAATGCCCTTTGTGGCCCAGTATGTGGAGAGGAACAGAAACTAATCTATAAAGGTGACCAATACTGTGGGATCCTCATCAGAAAGGATGGCCCATTCAGACATTGTCATGGGATCATTGACCCAACTCCCTACTTTGATGGTTGTGTCTTTGACACCTGCCAGTACCATGGTCAGCATGACGCGTTGTGTAATGCCATCAGTGTTTATTTGGCAGCCTGTCAGGCCCTGGACGTCCAAATTGAAGAATGGCGATCGGACACCTTCTGCA AGAAGGGCATGAAAATAGTGCTCTAA